In Kitasatospora sp. NA04385, a single genomic region encodes these proteins:
- a CDS encoding NAD(P)-dependent oxidoreductase, which produces MQIAVIGANGAIGRCVVTEALARGHRVTAVVRRPEEYQGLAISVERGDVLDPADVERVAAGRQALVSAVGGGDGPGRGRLVEPAAHALVAGLRRLADAAPRLLVVGSAGSLTTASGAPLWDDPAVTPRQFELMRAHGRALDYLRTVRDLDWTVLSPPRNLLPGERTGAYRSGTDDLVTTPDGRSALSLPDLAVAVVDELEHPAHHGERFTCAY; this is translated from the coding sequence ATGCAGATCGCGGTCATCGGGGCGAACGGCGCGATCGGCCGGTGTGTGGTGACCGAGGCGCTGGCCCGGGGGCACCGGGTGACGGCGGTGGTGCGGCGGCCGGAGGAGTACCAGGGGCTGGCGATCAGCGTGGAGCGCGGGGACGTGCTGGACCCGGCGGACGTGGAGCGGGTCGCGGCGGGGCGGCAGGCGCTGGTCAGCGCGGTCGGCGGCGGGGACGGCCCGGGCCGGGGCCGGCTGGTGGAGCCCGCCGCGCACGCGCTGGTCGCGGGGCTGCGGCGGCTCGCGGACGCGGCGCCGCGCCTGCTGGTGGTCGGCAGCGCGGGCAGCCTGACCACCGCGTCGGGCGCACCGCTGTGGGACGACCCGGCGGTGACGCCCCGCCAGTTCGAGCTGATGCGCGCGCACGGCCGGGCCCTGGACTACCTGCGTACGGTGCGCGACCTCGACTGGACGGTGCTCAGCCCGCCGCGGAACCTGCTCCCGGGCGAGCGCACCGGCGCCTACCGCTCCGGCACCGACGACCTGGTGACGACCCCGGACGGCCGGTCCGCCCTCTCGCTGCCGGACCTCGCGGTCGCCGTGGTCGACGAACTCGAACACCCCGCCCACCACGGCGAACGCTTCACCTGCGCCTACTGA